The DNA region ATAATTATAGTTGTAAGCGCAATTCTTGCTCTTGTTCAAAAAGACTTATTAAAGGCCGCAATTTTAACAGGATTTGCTGGTGGAGCTATTGCAGTTCTTTTCCAAGTTTTACTTGCGCCCGATGTTGCTTTAACTCAAGCCATTGTTGGTGCGGTGATTGTCCCGGTATTTATTGCTTTGGCTGTTAAAAAGACTCAAAGGGAGGATAGCTAATGGCATACGTTCAACTTGCGATATTGGTCACATCCGCTGCTTTGGTTATTATTGGACTATATTCGGCGATTTTCATTGACAATATCATAAAAAAGATAATTGGTATTAGCTTTATTGAAGAAGGCGCTAATTTATTCATAGTTGCTATTGGTTATAAGCCAGGTGGTGTTGTTCCTATTTTAATGCCGGGAATGGATACATCTTGGTTTGCAACAAATGCTGCTTATCCATTGCCTTTTGGTTTGGTACTTACTAGTATTGTAATTGGTGCAAGTACTTTGGCTGTAATGCTTGCTTTAGTGATGGTTTTATACAGAAGATACGGCACATTATCTACTAAAGTAATGTTGGCAGACACATCAAAACAGGAGGAATACGATGAATGAGTTAATTCCACTTATGGTTATTGTTCCATTGATGGCAGCATTACTTATCAGTGCTTTTTCAAGATTCAATAAGGCTACTAAGATTTTTGCATTTGTCGTTGCAATCTGCCTTCCAATCATACCTATAGCCTCTAATTATGGTCTTCATTACTTTGGAGGTTATGAGCCATTAGTGGATAACGTGACAAGTGTATTCTATCATCCGGCAATTACCTATTCATTCACATTCTTGCAGCAAATATTTATTGCAGGTGTGGGTCTTTTGACATTTTTGGTCGTATTCATTTACCTGACCAAATATAAGAAAGTTTCCGGACCTTATTTGTTCTTGCTGTTCT from Methanobrevibacter sp. includes:
- a CDS encoding DUF4040 domain-containing protein; this translates as MLEFVLMIIIVVSAILALVQKDLLKAAILTGFAGGAIAVLFQVLLAPDVALTQAIVGAVIVPVFIALAVKKTQREDS
- a CDS encoding cation:proton antiporter subunit C, with protein sequence MAYVQLAILVTSAALVIIGLYSAIFIDNIIKKIIGISFIEEGANLFIVAIGYKPGGVVPILMPGMDTSWFATNAAYPLPFGLVLTSIVIGASTLAVMLALVMVLYRRYGTLSTKVMLADTSKQEEYDE